In Bacillota bacterium, the sequence TTTCCATGTTCGCCTTCACCGCCACGCCCAAGCCCAAAACGCTCGAGCTTTTCGGCACCCGGCGCGCGGACGGGAAGTTTGGGCCATTCCACCTCTACAGCATGCGCCAGGCCATCGAGGAAGGGTTCATTCTGGATGTGCTCGCCAACTACACTACGTACAAGGCCTATTGGCGGTTGCTCAAGAAGATCGAGGACGATCCCCGGTACGATAAGAAAAAGGCCGAGTATCTACTAAAGTCCTTTGTGGAGCTCCACCCGCACGCGATCAACGAGAAAGTGCGGATCATGGTCGAACACTTCGCCGCGCAGGTGCAGGGCGAGATCGGCGGCAAGGCGAAGGCGATGATCGTCACCCGCTCGCGCCTGCACGCCGTGCGCTACAAGCTCGCCTTAGACAAATACTTGGTGGAGCGCGGGTATCCATTCAAGGCGCTGGTTGCCTTCTCGGGAACAGTGCAGGATGGCGGCCAGTCTTACACCGAAGCCGGCATGAACGGCTTTCCGGAGGCCCAGACCGCGAAGGCTTTCAAGCGCCCGGAGTACCGCTTCTTGATCGTGGCCAACAAGTTCCAGACGGGCTTCGACGAGCCTCTCCTGCACACAATGTACGTGGACAAGAAGCTGGGCGGAGTGAACGCGGTGCAGACCCTTTCGCGCCTGAACCGCACTCATCCTGAAAAGAGAGGCACGATGGTGCTCGACTTCGCCAACGAGGCTGACGAGATCAAGGCGGCCTTCGAGCCGTATTACGAAACGACCCTGCTGTCCGAAGGGACCGATCCGAACCTGCTTTACGAGATCCAAACGCGCCTGGCTGGCTTCCCCGTCTACACCGAGGCAGACGTGAACGCTTTTGCCAAGGTATACTTCGACAAGAGAGCCACGCAGGACCGACTGTATGCAGCCCTTGCCCCCATCGTGGAGCGCTTCCGCGAGCTGACCAGGGATGAGCAGCAGGATTTCCGCGGCCAGCTCACCGACTTCATCCGGCTCTATGCCTTCCTGGCACAGGTGCTCACCTTCGCCGACCCCGACCTGGAAAAACTCTACGTTTTTGCGCGTCACCTGCGACGGCTACTGCCTGCCGATCGCGATACGCTACCCTGGGAAGTGCAGCACAACATCGACATGGAATCCTATCGCATCCAGCAGACGTCAAGCGGCAGGATCACGCTCGATCGGAAAGCCGGCCTGCTCGATCCGCAAAGCACCAAGGGCCCGTATGGGGTCGCGCCGGAGGCACTGGAGCCCCTCTCGCGGATCATTGCGGAGTTGAACGAACGCTTCGGGCTCAATCTCGGACCAGAGCACCGCGTCACACTGGGCTACATAATGGCAAAACTCGACGCCGACCCTGCCCTTGCCGCCAGCGCTCGGGTGAACACGCGTGAAAATGTACGTCTCACATTCGACCAAAAAGTCGAAGAAGTGATTCAGGACATCGTAGACTCGAACTTCGAGCTCTACAAGCGGATCACGGACGATCAGGCGTTCGGCGAAGCAGTGAGGAGTTTCCTCTTCGACCAGTACCTGCGTACACACCGGCAAGCGGAGGAACTGGTCAAACGCGGGGAGTCCAAGACGCTCGAGTTCGAGCCCGCACTGCGTCGGAATCTCAAGGAGAACCGGCAGGACGATCAGAACGTGACCCATGCGGTGCTGAAGACCATCGCCGCGTTCCTCAATACGGAGGGCGGTGATCTGCTGATTGGGGTGGCGGACGACGGCTCGATCGTCGGCATTGAGCGGGATGCCTTCGAGAACGAGGACGAATTCATGCTTCACCTCACGCAGGCAGTTGGGGACGCGCTCGGTGACCGGGCGAACACCTGCATCGACCCGGGAATTCAGGTCCTGCACGGCAGGACAGTTTGCCTGGTGAGCTGCCGGCGCAGCCTTGAGCCGGTGTTCGTGAAGTGGAAGGAGATGGAGGCAAGCCCCGAAGGCGGCTTTTACGTGCGAAGCGGCCGGGGCAGTGTGCGTCTTTCGCCTGAAAGCGCCCAGGAGTACATCCGGACGCGTTTTCGCAGCCGGTCGGCGGGCAAGGGTACCGAGGGATAACCTGCCATGTTCCATACCTATAGGGGGACGACGACAAAGAGCTGCTCAAAATGGTGATGACAGACAACGCCGCGGAAGGCCCTCGCGTGGCATGGCACGCTCACAACAAAGCCCGGCGTGAGCTCTTGGTTAAGCGCGCCCCGGGCGAGGCAGAGACGGGGAAGAGTCTGAACCGCGTCATCCGGCAGATCGTCTCCCGCGCCTCCGAGAGAATGGTAGGCATCCTCCTCGCGTCGGCAGGCCTCAAGAAGCCAGACGTCTCGATCCTTTTCGAGGACCTTCTGGACGCTCTTCCGCATTGGGCCTTCCCAGGCCTCTACCACTCATCTGTTCACGTCAAGGCCGGAGATCTCCTGTTCTCCTGGTCCACACAACCAGAGACATCGATAGACGCCTTCTGGTGGAGAGGCCCAGATGGTTGGTGAACTGGCGTGTATCCAAAGATTCACAGCCCCCCGACACAAGCGCGGCCAGGCCCCCCGCGCTACTGAGCCAGGGGACCCGGCCGCGTGGGTTCCAGGACCAAGCGAGCCGGTCAGGGTCAAGGCCTCACCTACTGGTATCGAAGTACAACCGCAGTCGTCTCCGCAGGTAGCCTGTCCGCAGACACTATGTATTCGCGGCCGGCCGGGCGTTGCACCTGCGCGATCCCGCGCAAGAACTCCTCGGGCCCTGCGAGGGGGAACTTGAGCGACGGGG encodes:
- a CDS encoding putative DNA binding domain-containing protein; translated protein: SMFAFTATPKPKTLELFGTRRADGKFGPFHLYSMRQAIEEGFILDVLANYTTYKAYWRLLKKIEDDPRYDKKKAEYLLKSFVELHPHAINEKVRIMVEHFAAQVQGEIGGKAKAMIVTRSRLHAVRYKLALDKYLVERGYPFKALVAFSGTVQDGGQSYTEAGMNGFPEAQTAKAFKRPEYRFLIVANKFQTGFDEPLLHTMYVDKKLGGVNAVQTLSRLNRTHPEKRGTMVLDFANEADEIKAAFEPYYETTLLSEGTDPNLLYEIQTRLAGFPVYTEADVNAFAKVYFDKRATQDRLYAALAPIVERFRELTRDEQQDFRGQLTDFIRLYAFLAQVLTFADPDLEKLYVFARHLRRLLPADRDTLPWEVQHNIDMESYRIQQTSSGRITLDRKAGLLDPQSTKGPYGVAPEALEPLSRIIAELNERFGLNLGPEHRVTLGYIMAKLDADPALAASARVNTRENVRLTFDQKVEEVIQDIVDSNFELYKRITDDQAFGEAVRSFLFDQYLRTHRQAEELVKRGESKTLEFEPALRRNLKENRQDDQNVTHAVLKTIAAFLNTEGGDLLIGVADDGSIVGIERDAFENEDEFMLHLTQAVGDALGDRANTCIDPGIQVLHGRTVCLVSCRRSLEPVFVKWKEMEASPEGGFYVRSGRGSVRLSPESAQEYIRTRFRSRSAGKGTEG